A window from Gemmatimonadaceae bacterium encodes these proteins:
- a CDS encoding lytic transglycosylase domain-containing protein: MVATAKDAVARFGIKAGIIVLGGAIAAGTIHRTAFLPHTTVGAALAASNPADSASLLAKLSRATEITKPTVVASAGGLDLNIDHSRVDFWVNRLSTSMSADFSKALGRMGKYSTMITDKLAAKKMPKDLIYLAMIESEFNPNAKSPVHAVGLWQFMSATARRFGLTVRGGVDERRDPARATDAAVEYLSALHDRFGSWYLAAAAYNSGEGTVLRALRRVTGRDTGTDEDFFKILPVLPKETQDYVPKLIAAAKVGNDPEQYGISVTAPSATEAVAEKVPVRAEPRRVASRKRRVVKEKPVVHRQAKKTTKRVVHKTKR; encoded by the coding sequence TTGGTTGCGACCGCCAAGGACGCTGTTGCCCGCTTTGGTATCAAAGCCGGCATCATCGTGCTCGGGGGTGCGATCGCGGCGGGCACCATTCATCGCACGGCGTTTCTGCCGCACACCACCGTGGGCGCGGCACTCGCTGCGTCCAACCCCGCCGACTCGGCGTCGCTGCTCGCCAAGCTCAGCAGGGCGACGGAGATCACGAAGCCGACGGTCGTCGCGTCGGCCGGCGGGCTCGACCTGAACATCGATCACAGCCGCGTGGACTTCTGGGTGAACAGGCTCTCGACGTCGATGAGCGCCGACTTTTCCAAAGCGCTTGGACGCATGGGCAAGTACTCGACGATGATCACCGACAAGCTCGCCGCGAAGAAGATGCCGAAGGATCTCATCTATCTCGCGATGATCGAATCGGAGTTCAACCCGAACGCGAAGTCGCCGGTGCACGCGGTGGGATTGTGGCAGTTCATGAGCGCGACCGCGCGCCGGTTCGGTTTGACCGTGCGCGGCGGCGTGGACGAACGCCGCGATCCGGCGCGCGCGACGGACGCCGCGGTGGAGTATCTGTCGGCGCTGCACGATCGGTTCGGCTCGTGGTATCTCGCCGCGGCGGCGTACAACTCGGGCGAAGGTACGGTGCTGCGCGCGCTGCGTCGCGTCACCGGCAGGGACACGGGGACCGATGAGGATTTCTTCAAGATTCTGCCGGTGCTGCCGAAGGAGACGCAGGACTACGTGCCGAAGTTGATCGCGGCGGCGAAGGTTGGAAATGATCCCGAGCAGTACGGCATCTCGGTGACGGCTCCGTCGGCGACGGAAGCGGTCGCCGAGAAGGTGCCGGTGCGCGCGGAGCCGAGGCGGGTGGCGTCGAGAAAGAGGCGTGTCGTGAAGGAGAAGCCGGTGGTGCACCGGCAGGCGAAG
- a CDS encoding M15 family metallopeptidase, protein MPDAPPRAWLGLIGEYDAPTGERLVLEDSGRLWIADTTRHMTPLAPQSNDAFTADRALTQSLLGVSADRITFVRDVSGRARWMSIGSTTIPRRDIEPRPGTNQLRVTPVRPVEELRVEALAASPPAEHGNFRAPDLVELTSLDPSIKLEIRYATTNNFLGTRFYTEARAFMQRPAAEAVARANRLLAPLGYGLLIHDAYRPWYVTKMFWDATPADKRWLVANPAQGSRHNRGEAVDLTLYELPNGQPVEMPSTYDESTDRAYANYPGGTSLQRWHRALLRRVMEHEGFTVNPTEWWHFDYKDWSSYAIGNVPFDKIAPSRAR, encoded by the coding sequence ATGCCCGACGCGCCGCCGCGTGCCTGGCTCGGATTGATCGGCGAATACGACGCGCCGACCGGCGAACGCCTGGTGCTCGAGGACTCGGGGCGCTTGTGGATCGCCGACACGACGCGGCACATGACGCCGCTCGCCCCACAATCGAACGACGCATTCACCGCCGACCGCGCGCTGACTCAGTCGCTGCTCGGCGTATCCGCGGATCGCATCACGTTCGTGCGCGATGTATCGGGACGCGCGCGCTGGATGAGCATCGGCAGCACGACCATTCCGCGCCGCGACATCGAGCCGCGGCCGGGAACCAATCAGCTGCGCGTGACGCCCGTGCGTCCCGTCGAAGAACTGCGTGTCGAGGCGCTTGCCGCATCGCCACCGGCGGAGCACGGAAATTTTCGCGCACCGGACCTGGTCGAGCTCACGAGCCTCGATCCGTCGATCAAGCTCGAGATCCGCTACGCGACGACCAACAACTTCCTCGGCACTCGCTTCTATACCGAAGCGCGCGCGTTCATGCAGCGGCCGGCCGCCGAAGCCGTCGCGCGCGCGAATCGACTGCTCGCGCCGCTCGGCTACGGCCTGCTGATTCACGATGCGTATCGTCCGTGGTACGTGACGAAGATGTTCTGGGACGCAACGCCGGCCGACAAGCGGTGGCTCGTCGCGAATCCCGCGCAGGGCTCGCGGCACAATCGCGGTGAGGCGGTGGATCTCACCTTGTACGAGTTGCCGAACGGCCAACCGGTCGAGATGCCGAGCACGTACGACGAAAGCACGGATCGCGCGTACGCGAATTATCCGGGCGGCACCTCGCTCCAACGGTGGCATCGCGCGCTCTTGCGGCGCGTCATGGAGCACGAAGGCTTCACGGTGAATCCCACCGAGTGGTGGCACTTCGACTACAAGGATTGGAGCTCGTACGCGATCGGCAACGTGCCGTTCGACAAGATTGCACCCAGCCGAGCTCGCTGA
- a CDS encoding DUF3618 domain-containing protein produces the protein MAKCRGGVERHRRDFCNRAEAVKQRSNPEEPMSPDIEQARNEIMDTRARLAETADELKDTVSQRVERAKEAVNPLHYAREYPWIAIGLAVGAGLAIGLTGADKKAASAALEGAKSAGPAIAGGAVAAKDAIVDRFSGSDDAQTPEPETEESSGGLRADAASAVHDLLNQGLDEVLGLLGVTRDQARRHLPPG, from the coding sequence ATGGCGAAATGTAGAGGCGGTGTGGAGCGCCATCGGCGCGACTTCTGCAACCGAGCGGAAGCAGTGAAGCAACGAAGCAACCCCGAGGAACCCATGTCGCCGGACATCGAGCAGGCTCGCAACGAGATCATGGATACACGCGCCCGTCTCGCGGAGACGGCCGATGAATTGAAGGACACGGTGTCGCAACGTGTCGAGCGCGCGAAGGAAGCCGTCAATCCGCTGCACTACGCGCGCGAGTATCCGTGGATCGCGATCGGTCTCGCCGTCGGCGCCGGCCTGGCGATCGGACTCACGGGCGCGGACAAGAAAGCCGCGAGCGCGGCACTCGAAGGCGCGAAAAGCGCCGGCCCGGCGATCGCCGGCGGCGCCGTTGCCGCCAAGGACGCCATCGTGGATAGATTCTCCGGCAGTGACGACGCGCAAACGCCCGAGCCGGAAACCGAGGAGTCCAGCGGCGGACTTCGCGCCGACGCGGCGTCGGCGGTTCACGATCTTCTGAACCAGGGACTCGACGAAGTGCTCGGCCTGCTCGGCGTGACACGCGACCAGGCGCGCCGGCATCTGCCACCCGGATGA
- a CDS encoding LLM class flavin-dependent oxidoreductase: MAVFSVLDLAPIVQGGTAAEAFHRSVDLARHAEQWGYRRFWLAEHHSMPGVASAATSVVIAHVAAGTSTIRVGAGGIMLPNHSPLLIAEQFGTLESLYPGRIDLALGRAPGSDQLTAIALRRTNAAADAFPQDVAELIAYFREPEQGQEVVAVPGAGLRVPIWILGSSMFGAQLAAYMGLPFAFASHFAPAYLMPAIETYRSRFQPSEFLERPYLMLGASVIAADSDAEARRLFTSFQQSFISMRRGRPIQFPPPVDELKIQLSPLERAQFEPILGNAIVGSPLTIRARVDKFIDETGANELIISSQIYDHAARLRSYEIVSELQGDDAPSRTV; the protein is encoded by the coding sequence ATGGCAGTCTTCTCGGTGCTGGATCTCGCGCCGATCGTTCAAGGTGGAACGGCGGCGGAAGCGTTTCATAGATCGGTGGATCTTGCGCGGCACGCGGAGCAGTGGGGCTATCGCCGGTTCTGGCTGGCGGAGCATCACAGCATGCCGGGCGTCGCGAGTGCGGCGACGTCGGTGGTGATCGCGCACGTAGCCGCTGGGACGTCGACGATTCGCGTGGGCGCCGGCGGCATCATGCTGCCGAATCATTCGCCGCTGTTGATCGCCGAGCAGTTCGGCACGCTCGAGTCGCTTTATCCGGGGCGCATCGATCTCGCGCTCGGGCGGGCACCCGGCTCGGATCAACTCACGGCGATCGCGCTGCGCCGTACGAACGCGGCCGCCGACGCATTTCCCCAGGACGTCGCCGAGTTGATCGCGTACTTTCGCGAACCCGAGCAGGGGCAGGAAGTCGTGGCGGTGCCGGGCGCGGGATTGCGCGTGCCGATCTGGATTCTTGGATCGAGCATGTTCGGCGCGCAGCTGGCTGCGTACATGGGATTGCCGTTCGCGTTTGCGTCGCACTTCGCGCCGGCGTACCTCATGCCGGCGATCGAGACGTATCGCAGCCGCTTTCAGCCGTCGGAGTTTCTCGAGCGGCCCTACCTGATGCTCGGCGCGTCGGTCATCGCGGCCGATTCAGATGCCGAGGCGCGGCGGTTGTTCACGTCGTTTCAGCAGTCGTTCATCAGTATGCGGCGCGGCCGGCCAATCCAGTTTCCGCCGCCGGTCGACGAGCTGAAGATTCAATTGTCGCCGTTGGAGCGCGCGCAGTTCGAGCCAATCCTTGGGAACGCAATCGTCGGGTCACCCCTGACAATTCGTGCGCGAGTCGACAAATTCATCGACGAGACCGGTGCGAACGAGCTCATCATCTCGTCGCAGATCTACGACCATGCTGCGCGATTACGGTCGTATGAAATCGTCTCCGAGCTCCAGGGTGACGACGCCCCGTCTCGAACGGTGTGA